One Synechococcus sp. JA-2-3B'a(2-13) genomic window carries:
- a CDS encoding polysaccharide deacetylase family protein, which yields MLFSSRQILPPSLYPPLHWGLKTLFPDGLWELPADPHTQRVALTFDDGPHPEYTPALLQVLMDFQVPATFFVLGERVQRWPHLARQIRQQGHRIGLHGWQHRPFTELAPGELYQSLKRSQAALVAACGGIPDDYRAVRPPNGLFWPQTLADLRRWGFCPVMWSVVPEDWLIPPVSVVVERVLAQVRPGSLIVLHDGVQGGAQVVEVTRQLIPTLKKRGFEFVHLPDP from the coding sequence ATGCTCTTCTCTTCTCGGCAAATCCTGCCCCCATCTCTCTACCCACCCCTGCATTGGGGCCTCAAGACCCTCTTTCCCGACGGCCTGTGGGAGTTGCCGGCAGATCCCCATACCCAGCGGGTGGCTCTGACCTTTGACGATGGCCCTCACCCTGAGTACACCCCTGCTTTGTTGCAGGTTTTGATGGATTTTCAGGTGCCGGCCACGTTTTTTGTGTTGGGAGAACGGGTGCAGCGCTGGCCCCACCTGGCCCGTCAGATCCGCCAACAAGGCCACCGCATTGGCCTTCACGGCTGGCAGCATCGCCCTTTTACCGAGCTTGCCCCTGGAGAGCTTTATCAGAGCCTGAAGCGCAGCCAAGCTGCCCTGGTGGCTGCCTGTGGCGGGATCCCTGACGATTATCGGGCTGTGCGCCCGCCCAATGGCTTGTTTTGGCCGCAGACGCTTGCGGATTTGCGCCGTTGGGGCTTTTGTCCGGTGATGTGGAGCGTGGTGCCTGAGGATTGGCTGATCCCACCGGTATCGGTGGTAGTGGAGCGGGTGCTGGCCCAGGTGCGGCCTGGCTCCTTAATCGTGCTGCACGATGGGGTACAAGGAGGAGCCCAAGTGGTTGAGGTAACGCGGCAGTTGATCCCAACTTTGAAGAAGCGGGGATTTGAATTTGTCCACTTGCCGGATCCCTGA
- the polA gene encoding DNA polymerase I, with translation MAWQTPTLLLVDGHSLAYRSFYAFAYSREGGLRTSTGIPTSVSFGFLKSLLEVLDKYTPTHVAVAFDTRQPTFRHEADETYKSGRPETPPEFIEDVENLKQVLTALRIPILVVPGFEADDILGTLSRLAPQDYRVQILSGDQDLFQLIDTDGRVRVLHLNSKDRISEFGPEQVKEKLGIWPWQVVDYKALCGDPSDNIPGVKGIGPKRAVELLERYGSLDEIFDHLDEIQGKVQQYLKEGIPAAHHSQFMARIKCDVPLSPDWESMKLTGFDQAELLPLLEKLEFHSFIAQVRKIQTALGGIPTEAEVVGAFNPTGDPANAPDEALWFDFALDPVPSLPAVRIIDTPEQLELLRQELLACPGIVAWDTETTSLDPRDAQLVGIGCCWSEGDIAYLPIGHRQGSNLDWELVKQSLQPLWEDPNRPKSLQNCKYDLSIFRAHGIRLQGIQFDPMLASYVLDPEASHNLADLAATHLNLPTTSYKKLLGKEQSIADIPISKVAEYCGTDAYCAYRLVPILTEKLQKTDPRLWDLFIQVELPLAQVLEEMEWIGIRVDTEFLRQFSQELEQELQSLEQKAYAQAGETFNLNSPKQLGSLLFEKLKLDIRKTRKTATGYSTDASVLEKLEGDHPLIETIVQYRTLAKLKSTYVDALPALVRSDTGRVHTDFNQTVTATGRLSSSNPNLQNIPIRTEFSRRIRQAFIPQEGWLLTAADYSQIELRILAHLSQEPALLEGFRSGEDVHTLTARLLLEKQEITSEERRLAKTINYGVIYGMGAQRFARTAGVSLSEAKQFLQRFNERYAGIFAYLRSTEAFVEKHGYVETILGRRRYFPNLSRLTGHRKQAELRAAVNAPIQGSASDIIKVAMVRLRQKLQNFRSRLLLQVHDELVFEVDPSEWQALKPLIQREMEGAVPLSIPLVVDIQIGHNWKEAN, from the coding sequence ATGGCTTGGCAAACTCCAACACTGCTGCTGGTGGATGGTCACTCTTTGGCTTACCGCTCCTTCTACGCCTTTGCCTACAGCCGCGAGGGGGGGTTGCGCACTTCCACTGGGATCCCCACCAGCGTCAGCTTTGGCTTTTTGAAATCGCTGTTAGAAGTCTTGGACAAATACACCCCTACCCATGTAGCCGTTGCCTTTGATACACGGCAGCCCACTTTTCGCCACGAGGCCGACGAAACCTACAAATCAGGCCGCCCGGAAACGCCACCGGAGTTTATCGAAGATGTGGAGAACCTGAAGCAGGTGTTGACGGCACTACGCATCCCGATTTTGGTGGTGCCTGGTTTTGAAGCCGATGACATTTTGGGCACCCTCAGTAGGCTAGCCCCCCAAGATTACCGGGTGCAGATCTTAAGTGGCGATCAAGATCTGTTCCAGTTGATCGATACCGATGGAAGAGTTCGGGTTTTGCACCTCAACAGCAAAGATCGCATCAGCGAGTTTGGCCCCGAACAAGTGAAAGAAAAATTGGGCATCTGGCCTTGGCAGGTGGTGGATTATAAGGCCCTCTGTGGCGACCCTTCCGACAACATTCCCGGGGTGAAAGGGATCGGCCCCAAGCGAGCTGTGGAGCTGCTGGAGCGCTACGGCAGTTTGGATGAAATTTTCGACCACCTGGACGAGATCCAAGGAAAAGTCCAGCAATACCTCAAAGAAGGGATCCCGGCGGCCCATCACTCGCAATTTATGGCTCGGATCAAATGCGACGTTCCTCTTTCTCCCGACTGGGAGAGCATGAAATTAACCGGGTTTGATCAAGCAGAATTGCTGCCGCTGCTGGAAAAATTGGAGTTTCACAGCTTCATCGCCCAAGTGCGCAAAATACAAACGGCTTTGGGGGGGATCCCAACCGAGGCAGAGGTGGTTGGCGCTTTTAATCCCACCGGGGATCCCGCAAACGCTCCTGACGAAGCCCTGTGGTTTGATTTTGCCCTCGATCCCGTCCCTTCTCTGCCGGCGGTGCGCATCATCGATACGCCGGAGCAACTGGAGCTTTTGCGGCAAGAGCTGCTGGCCTGCCCAGGGATTGTAGCTTGGGATACTGAAACCACCAGTCTAGATCCACGGGATGCCCAATTGGTGGGGATCGGCTGTTGTTGGTCAGAGGGAGATATCGCCTACTTGCCCATCGGCCACCGCCAGGGATCCAACCTGGATTGGGAGCTGGTGAAACAAAGCCTGCAACCCCTTTGGGAAGATCCCAACCGACCCAAAAGCCTACAAAACTGTAAGTACGACCTGAGCATTTTCCGCGCCCACGGGATCCGCCTGCAAGGGATCCAGTTTGATCCCATGTTGGCCAGCTACGTTTTGGATCCAGAAGCCAGCCACAACTTGGCCGATTTGGCAGCCACCCATTTGAATTTGCCGACCACCAGCTACAAAAAGTTGCTGGGCAAGGAACAGTCCATTGCCGATATCCCGATTTCCAAAGTTGCAGAATACTGTGGAACCGACGCCTATTGTGCCTATCGTCTGGTGCCAATCCTCACCGAAAAGCTGCAGAAAACCGATCCACGCCTGTGGGATCTTTTTATTCAAGTCGAGCTGCCCTTGGCCCAAGTTTTGGAAGAGATGGAGTGGATCGGCATTCGCGTTGATACCGAGTTTCTGAGGCAATTTTCCCAAGAGCTGGAACAAGAGCTGCAAAGTTTGGAGCAGAAAGCTTATGCCCAGGCTGGAGAAACCTTTAACCTCAATTCTCCCAAGCAACTGGGATCCCTGCTCTTTGAAAAGCTGAAATTGGACATTCGCAAAACCCGCAAAACGGCTACTGGCTATTCCACTGATGCCTCAGTTTTAGAAAAGCTAGAGGGGGATCATCCTCTCATCGAAACCATCGTGCAATACCGCACCTTGGCCAAGCTGAAATCGACCTATGTGGATGCTCTGCCTGCCCTGGTAAGAAGCGATACCGGCAGAGTCCACACCGACTTTAACCAAACCGTTACTGCCACCGGCAGGCTCAGCTCCTCAAACCCCAACTTGCAAAATATTCCCATTCGCACCGAGTTCAGTCGCCGGATTCGACAAGCTTTTATTCCCCAAGAGGGATGGCTATTGACGGCAGCAGATTACTCTCAAATTGAGCTGCGCATTTTGGCCCACCTCAGCCAAGAACCTGCCTTGCTGGAAGGCTTTCGCTCAGGGGAAGATGTGCATACCCTGACCGCCCGCCTGCTCCTGGAAAAACAAGAAATAACCAGCGAAGAACGTCGCCTGGCCAAGACGATTAACTATGGGGTGATCTACGGCATGGGGGCACAGCGCTTTGCCCGCACTGCGGGGGTTTCTTTGTCGGAAGCCAAGCAATTTTTACAGCGATTTAACGAGCGCTACGCCGGCATTTTTGCCTATCTGCGCTCCACTGAAGCCTTTGTGGAAAAGCATGGCTATGTAGAAACGATCTTGGGTCGCCGTCGCTATTTTCCCAATTTGTCTCGTCTGACAGGCCATCGCAAACAAGCGGAATTACGGGCAGCTGTGAATGCTCCCATTCAGGGATCCGCCTCGGACATTATCAAAGTAGCAATGGTGCGCCTGCGGCAAAAGCTGCAGAACTTTCGTTCCCGCTTGCTCCTGCAAGTGCATGATGAGCTGGTGTTTGAGGTGGATCCCTCGGAATGGCAGGCCCTAAAACCGCTGATCCAAAGGGAAATGGAAGGAGCAGTGCCCCTCTCCATACCGCTGGTGGTGGATATCCAAATTGGCCACAATTGGAAGGAAGCCAACTAG
- the psbP gene encoding photosystem II reaction center PsbP, giving the protein MLLCVCLSLVVGACSAGSNLRAYRDPSGAFAFAYPNGMVAVNLGPGKGPVVLLRDLVYETENVSLMIAPFDKGETIADLGSPAEVGQLVAEKIIAPEGSGRSAKLLAAEAFERQEHPYYLLEYQTDMGSQLRHEVVTVTVRHHRLYTLTASTQESRWPQVQAAFRNVGRSLNVS; this is encoded by the coding sequence TTGCTGCTCTGTGTCTGCCTCAGCTTGGTGGTCGGTGCCTGTTCCGCGGGCTCTAACCTGCGGGCCTACAGGGATCCCAGCGGAGCCTTTGCTTTTGCTTACCCCAACGGCATGGTGGCGGTCAATCTTGGGCCGGGGAAAGGGCCGGTGGTACTCCTGCGCGACCTGGTGTACGAGACCGAGAACGTCAGCCTGATGATCGCCCCGTTTGACAAGGGGGAGACGATTGCCGATTTGGGCAGCCCGGCTGAGGTGGGGCAGTTGGTGGCGGAGAAGATCATTGCTCCTGAGGGATCCGGTCGCTCGGCCAAGCTGTTGGCTGCCGAAGCCTTTGAGCGGCAGGAGCACCCCTATTACCTGCTGGAATACCAAACCGATATGGGATCCCAGCTTCGCCACGAGGTGGTGACGGTGACCGTTCGGCACCATCGCCTCTATACGCTGACGGCCTCTACCCAGGAATCCCGCTGGCCTCAGGTGCAGGCTGCTTTTAGGAACGTGGGCCGCTCTCTGAATGTTTCCTAA
- a CDS encoding PspA/IM30 family protein: protein MGARKIIYGIFGQRAGSVIVGTWNWLWGIPVEKGGTGAVMVAEESLRTMQETVQRLTEAVATQVAAYQRAEQKYMQKVREYQALENKARLAAQRGDQEAARLAMSQALQIEAILGPLKENVETAERYVNAAKQKLAREKERLAAYKSELSNLKDINEVNQALEQMTRVNNSYNIDSAKSQFEAAKNAIQARQLKSRAMSELSEDRSEQIAAQLDEMAMDDEISRRLAMLTGQGGAQANLPMPDLDFEKRLPQ from the coding sequence ATGGGCGCACGCAAGATTATCTACGGCATTTTTGGGCAACGGGCCGGCAGCGTCATCGTCGGAACTTGGAACTGGCTGTGGGGGATCCCGGTGGAGAAAGGCGGCACAGGAGCGGTGATGGTGGCGGAAGAATCCCTACGCACGATGCAGGAGACGGTTCAGCGTCTCACGGAAGCCGTTGCCACCCAAGTAGCCGCCTATCAGCGGGCTGAGCAGAAGTACATGCAAAAGGTGCGGGAGTACCAGGCCCTGGAGAACAAAGCTCGCCTGGCCGCCCAACGGGGCGATCAAGAGGCTGCCCGCCTGGCTATGTCCCAAGCGCTGCAAATTGAGGCCATTCTCGGCCCCCTTAAGGAGAACGTGGAAACTGCCGAGCGCTACGTCAACGCCGCCAAGCAAAAGCTGGCCCGCGAGAAAGAACGACTGGCCGCTTACAAGAGCGAGCTGAGCAACCTCAAAGACATCAACGAGGTGAACCAAGCTCTGGAGCAGATGACCCGCGTCAACAACTCCTACAACATCGACTCGGCCAAGTCCCAATTTGAGGCGGCAAAGAATGCTATCCAGGCTCGCCAGCTCAAATCCCGAGCCATGAGCGAACTCTCGGAAGATCGCAGCGAGCAGATTGCTGCCCAACTGGATGAAATGGCCATGGACGACGAAATCTCCCGCCGCTTGGCAATGCTCACCGGCCAAGGAGGTGCCCAGGCCAACTTGCCGATGCCGGATTTGGATTTCGAGAAGCGGCTCCCCCAATAG
- the cpdA gene encoding 3',5'-cyclic-AMP phosphodiesterase — protein MTVYVVQISDLHLFAKPHHRLLGVDTEASFLQVQKAIAALDPLPDLLLLTGDLSQDGSAASYARLRAHLQALPIDTYWLAGNHDRLHTMNQELHAERLFGDKSFSRENWSFILLNSLVPGKDSGYLTERTLLWLRQELQRSKAAQHHVLLALHHPPFSVDSAWLDQSALQQPERLFGVLDEFDHIRLVVFGHIHQDLHRRREGVDYLACPSTCVQFRPKSPQFGLEVIPPALRQIWLERDGSFKTQVQRVGAALQRPNLALKGY, from the coding sequence ATGACCGTATACGTGGTTCAGATCAGCGACCTGCATCTGTTTGCCAAGCCCCATCACCGGCTGCTGGGGGTGGACACGGAAGCCTCTTTCCTGCAGGTGCAAAAGGCCATTGCCGCTCTGGATCCCTTGCCGGATCTGCTGCTGCTTACCGGAGATCTCTCTCAAGATGGCAGTGCGGCATCTTACGCCCGTTTGAGAGCCCATTTGCAGGCTCTCCCCATCGATACTTACTGGTTGGCAGGCAACCACGATCGCCTGCACACCATGAACCAAGAGCTYCAYGCCGAGCGGCTATTTGGGGACAAGAGCTTCAGCCGGGAAAATTGGAGCTTTATTTTGTTGAACTCCCTCGTGCCCGGCAAAGATAGCGGTTACCTGACGGAGCGCACGCTGCTGTGGCTGAGACAGGAATTGCAGCGGAGCAAAGCTGCCCAACACCATGTTTTGTTGGCCCTGCACCATCCCCCTTTTTCGGTGGATTCTGCCTGGCTGGATCAAAGTGCCCTGCAGCAGCCGGAGCGGTTGTTTGGGGTTCTGGACGAGTTCGACCACATCCGCCTCGTTGTATTCGGCCATATTCACCAAGACCTGCACCGCCGGCGGGAGGGGGTTGATTACCTGGCTTGTCCCTCAACCTGTGTGCAATTTCGTCCCAAGAGCCCCCAGTTTGGCCTGGAGGTAATTCCCCCTGCCCTGAGGCAGATATGGTTGGAGCGAGATGGCAGCTTCAAAACTCAGGTTCAACGGGTGGGAGCTGCTCTGCAACGGCCCAACCTGGCCCTGAAGGGATATTAG